The following coding sequences are from one Deltaproteobacteria bacterium window:
- a CDS encoding P-loop NTPase — protein sequence MEKGKNIIAVIGPKGGVGKSTISANLAIALSRLGKKIVAVDLDFGASNLHAVFGIRDSKYSLDDFVQNKVNKLADIIEDTNIKNLGIIRGGDIPGITNMQYQKKMKLIRHLFGLGVDLVILDLAPGTSYNVVDFAIIAKKTLFITTPEVPSLLNVYSFIKAAVFRRFAFFFKHKKCFEILELLEKAKDFENYPHLKTMEGFFKEARKIDSEVTDSAKKILSEITPFVVVNRVRTGNDAKAGNVIQNLMQNYLGVTSSEVMTIREDDTVGEAIARMKPIMTEAPNSPFSQDIKKIALKLCE from the coding sequence ATGGAAAAGGGCAAAAACATTATAGCCGTTATTGGACCAAAGGGCGGAGTAGGTAAAAGCACGATTTCCGCGAATCTTGCCATTGCACTTTCACGATTGGGCAAAAAAATTGTTGCTGTTGACCTTGACTTTGGAGCCTCAAACCTCCATGCGGTCTTTGGCATAAGGGATTCAAAGTACAGTCTCGATGACTTTGTTCAAAATAAAGTAAATAAACTTGCTGATATTATTGAGGATACGAACATAAAAAACTTGGGAATAATTCGAGGAGGTGATATCCCCGGTATAACAAACATGCAATACCAGAAGAAGATGAAACTTATCAGGCACCTTTTTGGCTTAGGTGTTGACCTTGTAATTCTGGACCTGGCACCGGGTACTTCATATAACGTAGTAGATTTTGCAATCATTGCCAAAAAGACACTTTTTATCACCACCCCTGAAGTGCCATCCCTATTGAATGTATACAGCTTTATCAAGGCAGCGGTCTTCAGGCGGTTCGCGTTTTTTTTCAAGCACAAAAAATGTTTTGAAATCTTAGAGCTTTTGGAAAAGGCAAAGGACTTTGAAAACTATCCCCACCTGAAGACCATGGAAGGCTTTTTTAAAGAGGCTCGCAAGATCGACTCAGAGGTAACGGATTCCGCAAAAAAAATCCTATCGGAGATTACACCCTTTGTGGTTGTCAACAGGGTACGAACGGGGAATGATGCAAAAGCAGGTAATGTTATTCAGAATCTTATGCAAAATTATCTGGGGGTCACGAGTTCGGAAGTTATGACCATACGCGAGGATGATACTGTAGGGGAGGCCATCGCAAGGATGAAACCCATTATGACTGAGGCCCCAAATTCTCCTTTTTCACAGGATATTAAAAAAATCGCCCTAAAGCTCTGCGAATGA